In the Zingiber officinale cultivar Zhangliang chromosome 5A, Zo_v1.1, whole genome shotgun sequence genome, GGTTATATCTATTTTAACACTCGAACCATGAAACTCTAGGGGGGAAAACTATTCCAGCTATCAGTACTATTTGCCCATTTGTTTAGTCTATTATACTTCTACCAAATCCCACAACACAAGCTACAGCACCAGGTTCCCCGTTGAAATCATTAGTGTGCCATTTTATAAATATGGTTGATGCAAAACATTTTAATCAAAACCACTTCATTATTCCAGAAGAAATATGATCTGGTTATTTTAGAAGAAAGAATACCACTCTGGTTTTGTATCATCAACCAATACAGTTATCCGATTGCATAAAGAATGAGCCACATAAATTATGCAGCCAAATGTGATCAAGGTAGGGAAAAAAAAACTTCATTTAGCAAACAGAGGGATCAAGTTAAATATTCAAACAGGATATATCTCCGTTGGAATCACTAGTAGCACTACTAGCGAAGAGCAGCGATGAAGAAAAAAAGAATTCATCGAAGTACTAACCTAATGTAGAGATCGGTGACGTCGAGGGAGAGCTGAGCGTGCCAGCCGGTCTTCTCGACTAGCCATACAGCCCGTTCGTCTAGGCTCTGGCGGAAACCCAACTTCCTGAGCCAGGCCTCGATGCAGGGGAGGCTGTGGGCGTAGAGCGGTTTTTTTTTGTCTGGAAGCTTCTTGAGCCATTCCTCATCCTCTTCCGTCGCAGAAGCAGAGAACGACGCGGAAGCGGCCGTCATAAGCCCGTCCCTCCGGCGGCGCCGCCTATTCCTCAGCGAGGGCGTTAGGGTTTGGACAGCAGGCGGGCGGATAACGGGAGAAAGGCGAAGTGATAAGGAGAAGGCGATAGGATGCGTGATGGATCGGGAGAGAAGACCGGCGGACATTGTTGCGTCGATGCGACCGTAATTGGATATATTTCACAGGCGACGAGGAAATCGAATTGGATTTGGGGA is a window encoding:
- the LOC121981218 gene encoding uncharacterized protein LOC121981218, which translates into the protein MSAGLLSRSITHPIAFSLSLRLSPVIRPPAVQTLTPSLRNRRRRRRDGLMTAASASFSASATEEDEEWLKKLPDKKKPLYAHSLPCIEAWLRKLGFRQSLDERAVWLVEKTGWHAQLSLDVTDLYIRYLKNGPGNLEKDIERRFSYALSREDIENAILGGP